From Vigna angularis cultivar LongXiaoDou No.4 chromosome 11, ASM1680809v1, whole genome shotgun sequence:
TTACAGAATTTAGAGGGCATTTCTATACTATTTAATCCAAAAATTTggaaatatatcaaaatttatataatttaaaatatatttcttgatCTATGTAATCTGAAACgtcaacttatttacaagttttaCAATCAAAACTTTTAAAGCATcattaatttaaacattttgaacTTACTAGGGAGGTTCATAAAGAAATCATGGTGGGAGTGGAGGAAGAAATATCTAGTTTGGGCATATCTAAGGCCCAATAGAAAGGCGAGTGTCTTGTCACGTGCTAGTGCGATGGTGGTGGAGTGTAGAGAAACGAAAGGGATAACAGAAGTAGAAAGCTAGGAACAGAATAAACACGACACCGTCGTTGGTTGTTGTTTTGCCAACGGAACAACCGCAGCATTGTCTCCACTATATAACGTTGTGACATTTGGGGTCTATTGTGTGTGCCCAATTATTGTGTCCTCAATTTAATGGTTGATGCGTGTTTGATGGGATGGGAGCTCAGAAGAGCATCCATGCTGGGAAAGGTTAAGACTTAAGATGCAAATTGCAAAAGCTTTCATTTCTTGTTTTTCGCTTCATCTTTTTTGCGTGAAGGTGTTTTTGATAAAAGTGTTGTTCCTCTTCGTTTGAGTGGTTTTACAGCAAAGATTGACGTTAATGTTGATTTTACTCACAAGCTATGCGCTTCTTTGATGCTCCCTACTCTCAGGTTTCTTTCCTTCTGCactatatttgaaaataataatttaatttgtttgaattttgaacTCACAAATATCTCtggttttttattttgcatTTCCCCCCTAATAGGAGTTCTGGCAGTCCATTTTCACTGGTAATTGGGAGGTGAGAGTCCCAGTTTTGTCTTTTTTGTGAGATGAATCTTGGTTGAATTTGAATGACGAAATTTTGAAACTTGATGGCTTCGTGTTAGGCTTTGGGTGGAGAGCGTTGGTgggttttcttttaattgtgtAATTAATAGTTTAACTTCTTTTGCTGAACAGTCTTTGCATCAAACACCCAAATTTGTTTGGTGGAAGTGAGAAGCTTGATGTTTCGTGGGACAAAGGTTTATATGATTCAAATGTCTTAGTTGCGTATAGAAGGCCACGACCGGAGTGGCTTGCACAACAGTCTTTTGTATTACAGGTTGGTTGCTGTAGTTATCATTATatttatgatgatgatgcaaGACCGTGTCGGGCAATGAGCCTCTTTTTAAATGAGATTCTTATTGTCAGCTGGTTAAACCTACGTTATTTAGTTCATGTTTAGATCATCTTCTCTGTATTGTAGGAGAAGAAATTAAGAAGGTAAATgaattcaatttctttcttaagttaaaatcaatttttgccCCTAAAAGGTTCAGATGAGAGAAGTTATATAATAGTTGAAATGCATACACTGATTTTAACATATTAGAGAAGCTCAAtttgtactttattttttttccctctATGTAACTCTTTGTAAGTGTTCGGGAAGAAGTTTTTTAGACCGTACCTTAATCTATAACACATTCTTAAATACTACTTGCTGTCTTTTTCCTCTTCCAGCATTCTCTTTCACCCGAGATTGGAATCCATGGTATCCCTGTAAACAATTTCTCCCGCTCAGGTAGTGGAGGAATAAATTTATCTCGATTGTCAGTGGGAATGGATCTAAAGGAACCAGCTAGTTCAAAATGGAGCAGCACAACCAGTATAAAGTTTGAGGTTCAGCTGGACATTTCATGAACTTGTCATAATATTAAAGCCTTACTTGCTCTAGTTTCTTTGCTTTATGTGTTCTTTGATTCGGTTATAGGAAAATAGAAAACTAATACTGTGATGTAAACACCATTGTGCAGCATGTTCGTCCACTGAATGATGATGGTCGCGCTATAAGTAGAGATTATGATGGATTTCCTTTAACATCCAGGTAATTAAGGATTCTAGTATTCCAGTTCTCTAGACGTTGAACTGATTTTGATCATATGATGTGCATTGCTTGATGCAGTGGCAATCCACACGACAGCATGGTAGTGTTAAAGCAAGAGTCTCAATTTGCAAAGGCGAATGATAATAGCTTTTTTCATGtaataagatatattattattttcagtttGCTTCCTCGTTCCTTTTCATTTGTGATTGTTAATTAATTAGTGTTGCATGTGTTATCACAGGAAATTCTTGTGTATGTATTCCACTGACTATATGCCTGTCTTTTTCAGTTTAATCTTCAAATAGAACAAGGTGTTCCAGTTCTTTCCAAGTGGATAATCTTCAATCGATTTAAATTTGTTGCTTCAAAGGGAATCAAACTTGGACCAGCATTTCTCTTGACAAGGTTGGTATTTGACATGGTTGACACATGAAAGGGAAAACATTATATGCATTCTGTGACACAACCATGTGGAGCTGGGAAATACATTATAATGCATTAGTGCTTTGAAAATTCCCTTTTTATTTCCTCTTCAGGTTGTTTGACAAACACTTGGTACCATCCTACCCTTTCTTGTGACAGACTAACAGGTGGCTCAATTGTTGGGGACATGGCTCCTTACCAAGCATTTTCTATTGGAGGGCTAGGCAGTGTGCGGGGGTACGGAGAAGGAGCGGTTGGATCTGGGCGATCTTGTCTGGTGGCTAATAGTGAACTGACACTCCCTTTGGTATGTGGTAGCATAATTAACAGCAGTCCTATAATGTAAAACCAAACAGATTTATAACCTCCTTTGCCTAAAACATTGTTGTTCTGTTTAACTTCACTTCCTTTGGTCTTTCTTCAAAGTTTTGTTTGGTCTAGTTCTACTGTATCTGGTAAGCATGACCCCATATTCATCATCTTTGGCAAGAATTGCTTTTACTACTTTAGTTGGCGCAAGGTTAGACTTCCCTGGTTTAGTGAATGTTTAGGCACATGTGGGAATATGTTTCCCATCTGGTAAGAAGTTGACAGGATCATAATCATAGTCTTCTCTGATGTTTTGTTTGTGGCTCTGCTAAGCTCATGACATATTGGCTTTAAAGTGTTATGTTAAGTGCCATCTCctaataaattaacaatttttgtaTTGTCATTTCTATtgaaattttcactttttccaCGTGACTGATTTAAAAGAGAGGAAAAATATCATGTAACCTTTTTGGAACCTAAATCCTGTCCTGGGTCGCTCTGCCTTCTCACTATGCTTCCACAAGTTACAATTAGCGATACCTGGTCTGTGattgtaatatttaatattccTGAGATATatccttttaaaataatttctgcTATACACACAGAAGCAGACAAACAGAATTGGATGCATgcacttttcctttttatttgaTCACATTTATTGTTGAACTTAAATGCTACATACTAAATTGCTTGATGTATTTTTGTAATGTAGAATAAGATGTTGGAGGGTGCCATTTTCTTGGATTGTGGAACAGACTTGCGGTCTGGTCACCTTGTACCAGGTGGGGTGACTAATATCATTCTGCTCAAATTACTTGCAAATCTTCATTTCTGTGGTAGGAGGAGTAGGACACATTGATTCCTGTTCTTCCTCATATTATTCTACCGCATGTTTGGTGTCTAGAAACATAACGGAGCTAGGATTGGACAAAACAAAACTGCGCAAATGATTCTTATCCTTTCTCTTCAGTGGTAGGAGAAAATCGCTAGGAATAATTTTTTTGGTAAAATAAAGGCTACTGTCATTAAACACAAAAAGCTAGACCATAATCTGGAGTAGGAAATATCCTCATTATTTAGAGTTCCATACTGAGTTTTATGATGAGTTTGGGTACATCCAAGCCTTAGAAGTTAGAACAAACTGTCTTTTACTGGTGCATAAGCTATTACTAATAGCTTATGAACAAacttaattgtttatttttataaaaaagtacttgtgaaaaagtttaattaaagaGACCCTTTATTACACGATTGGGTTTTCATTTacagttttttttctttttctttggagcAGGGTTGTTTGATTGCTATAGCTTCTGTTTT
This genomic window contains:
- the LOC108320775 gene encoding outer envelope protein 39, chloroplastic produces the protein MGAQKSIHAGKAKIDVNVDFTHKLCASLMLPTLRSSGSPFSLVIGSLCIKHPNLFGGSEKLDVSWDKGLYDSNVLVAYRRPRPEWLAQQSFVLQHSLSPEIGIHGIPVNNFSRSGSGGINLSRLSVGMDLKEPASSKWSSTTSIKFEHVRPLNDDGRAISRDYDGFPLTSSGNPHDSMVVLKQESQFAKANDNSFFHFNLQIEQGVPVLSKWIIFNRFKFVASKGIKLGPAFLLTRLTGGSIVGDMAPYQAFSIGGLGSVRGYGEGAVGSGRSCLVANSELTLPLNKMLEGAIFLDCGTDLRSGHLVPGNPALRQGKPGSGVGMGYGLRFKSQFGHFQVDYAVNAFQQRTLYFGLSNLPS